The Devosia sp. SD17-2 genome includes a region encoding these proteins:
- a CDS encoding VOC family protein — MARVTGIGGIFFRSGDKDALVRWYETHLGITELWQQDAGMTVFAPFRQESDYFPEAKQWMINFRVDDLDAMLVRLREAGIAVETRPEEWDTPETGRFARIHDPEGNQIELWEPATAVSQ; from the coding sequence ATGGCACGGGTGACGGGGATTGGCGGGATCTTCTTCCGGTCGGGCGACAAGGATGCGCTCGTGCGGTGGTACGAGACACATCTGGGCATCACCGAGCTCTGGCAGCAGGATGCGGGGATGACCGTGTTTGCGCCTTTCCGGCAGGAGAGCGACTATTTTCCGGAGGCCAAGCAGTGGATGATCAATTTCCGGGTCGATGATCTCGACGCGATGTTGGTGCGCCTGCGCGAAGCCGGGATTGCGGTCGAGACGCGGCCGGAGGAATGGGACACGCCCGAGACGGGGCGATTTGCCCGAATTCATGACCCGGAAGGCAACCAGATCGAGCTTTGGGAGCCGGCGACAGCGGTTTCGCAATAA
- a CDS encoding DUF1045 domain-containing protein, giving the protein MTERFAIYYAPSATSPLWDRASAWLGRDSANGQFFDGPVGGIERNRLLNLTQSANRYGFHATIKPPMVLAPGTTLDDLGAALTRFAASQRPVSLGTLDIVSLDGFLALIAAGDNADLQDLAAHVVEEFEPFRAPLSMRDRSARAARGLTPRQEELLDGYGYPYVFDEFRFHMTLTDRLPEADHAEIAAAARSWFGALLAEEVVLDRLVLFHEPDAGRHFRRLDDFKLGAGQ; this is encoded by the coding sequence ATGACCGAACGATTCGCCATCTACTACGCCCCCTCCGCCACCAGCCCCCTGTGGGACAGGGCCTCTGCCTGGCTGGGCCGCGACTCCGCCAATGGCCAGTTTTTCGACGGTCCCGTCGGCGGCATCGAGCGCAATCGCCTGCTCAACCTCACTCAGTCGGCCAATCGCTACGGTTTCCACGCCACCATCAAGCCGCCCATGGTGCTGGCCCCGGGCACGACCCTCGACGATCTCGGCGCCGCGCTCACCCGGTTTGCTGCGAGCCAGCGTCCCGTCTCCCTCGGCACCCTTGATATCGTTTCGCTCGATGGCTTCCTCGCCCTTATCGCCGCCGGCGACAATGCCGACCTTCAGGATCTCGCCGCCCATGTGGTTGAGGAATTCGAGCCCTTCCGTGCGCCGCTCTCCATGCGCGACCGCTCGGCCCGCGCCGCGCGCGGCCTCACGCCGCGCCAGGAGGAACTGCTCGATGGCTATGGCTATCCCTATGTCTTCGACGAATTCCGCTTCCACATGACCCTCACCGATCGCCTTCCCGAGGCCGATCACGCCGAGATCGCCGCTGCTGCCCGCAGCTGGTTTGGCGCGCTGCTCGCCGAGGAGGTCGTGCTCGACAGGCTCGTGCTTTTCCATGAGCCAGACGCCGGCCGCCACTTCCGTCGCCTCGACGATTTCAAGCTCGGGGCCGGCCAGTGA
- a CDS encoding sugar ABC transporter ATP-binding protein, with translation MNDTGYALEARGIVKIFGNHTALDQVDFGLIPGEVHALLGENGAGKSTLIKILTGAYQPDGGTVLADGVPVTLANPQHAQTHGIGTVFQEVNLLPNRSVAENLYLGHQPTRFGLVDRRRMEADTRTVLARYGLTLDPASELGSHSVAVQQIVAIARAVELSGKVLILDEPTASLDRNEVERLFEIIRDLKAQGLAIVFITHFLDQVFAVADRVTILRNGKLIETRALDTLTRTDVVRLMLGKDIAFSGATKLDENRPLGDVLVDFTGYGKKRSVLPFTLSIHKGEVIGVAGLLGSGRTEMARLMFGADSADEGSVTVAGKPTTISRPTDAIAHGFGFCPEDRKAEGIFGDLSVRENIIIALQGKLGWFSALNRDEQMEIAGKFGEAMDIRAASLDMPVKLLSGGNQQKVILSRWLATDPAFLILDEPTRGIDVGAHAEIVRTINRLRDEGLALVVISSELDEVVAYSSRIVVMRDRELVAELNGENINPGIIVQAIANHHEGAPA, from the coding sequence ATGAACGACACTGGCTACGCGCTCGAGGCGCGGGGCATCGTCAAGATCTTCGGCAACCATACCGCGCTGGACCAGGTCGATTTCGGCCTCATACCCGGCGAGGTTCACGCCCTGCTGGGCGAAAATGGTGCCGGAAAATCGACGCTGATCAAGATCCTCACCGGCGCCTACCAGCCCGATGGCGGCACGGTCCTCGCCGATGGCGTCCCCGTCACCCTCGCCAATCCCCAGCATGCCCAGACCCATGGCATCGGCACGGTCTTTCAGGAGGTCAACCTCCTGCCCAATCGCTCCGTGGCCGAAAACCTCTATCTCGGCCACCAGCCCACCCGCTTCGGCCTTGTCGATCGCCGCCGCATGGAGGCCGACACGCGAACAGTGCTCGCCCGCTATGGCCTCACTCTCGATCCCGCCAGCGAGCTCGGCAGCCATTCCGTCGCCGTCCAGCAGATCGTCGCCATTGCCCGCGCCGTCGAGCTCTCGGGAAAAGTGCTGATCCTCGACGAGCCCACGGCCAGCCTTGACCGCAACGAGGTCGAGCGCCTCTTCGAGATCATCCGGGACCTCAAGGCGCAGGGCCTCGCCATCGTCTTCATCACCCATTTCCTCGATCAGGTCTTCGCCGTCGCCGACCGCGTCACCATTCTGCGCAATGGCAAGCTGATCGAAACCCGCGCCCTCGACACGCTGACCCGCACCGATGTCGTCCGCCTCATGCTGGGCAAGGACATCGCCTTCTCCGGCGCCACCAAGCTCGACGAAAACCGGCCGCTCGGCGACGTGCTGGTCGATTTCACCGGCTATGGCAAAAAGCGCAGCGTCCTGCCCTTCACCCTCTCCATCCACAAGGGCGAGGTCATAGGCGTCGCAGGGCTTCTAGGCTCTGGTCGCACGGAAATGGCCCGCCTCATGTTCGGGGCCGACAGCGCCGACGAGGGCAGCGTCACCGTCGCGGGAAAACCCACCACCATTTCCCGTCCCACCGATGCCATTGCCCATGGCTTTGGCTTCTGCCCCGAAGACCGCAAGGCCGAGGGCATTTTCGGCGATCTCTCCGTGCGCGAAAACATCATCATTGCGCTTCAGGGCAAGCTGGGGTGGTTTTCCGCCCTCAACCGCGACGAGCAGATGGAAATCGCCGGCAAATTCGGCGAGGCCATGGATATCCGCGCTGCCTCGCTCGACATGCCGGTCAAACTGCTCTCGGGCGGCAATCAGCAGAAGGTCATTCTCTCGCGCTGGCTCGCCACCGATCCGGCCTTCCTCATTCTCGACGAACCCACCCGCGGCATTGATGTCGGCGCCCACGCCGAGATCGTGCGCACCATCAATCGCCTGCGCGATGAGGGGCTGGCGCTGGTCGTTATCTCCTCCGAGCTCGATGAGGTCGTGGCCTATTCTTCGCGCATCGTCGTCATGCGCGATCGCGAGCTGGTCGCCGAGCTCAATGGCGAAAACATCAATCCGGGCATTATCGTGCAGGCTATCGCCAATCATCACGAGGGAGCCCCCGCATGA
- the phnN gene encoding phosphonate metabolism protein/1,5-bisphosphokinase (PRPP-forming) PhnN, which translates to MNERSPGILVLVVGPSGVGKDTLIQGARQALDADKRFSFVRRLVTRPTDVEVEDHLSVEPAEFEEARTAGRLSLHWEAHGLQYALPIGVDTDLALGRVVVANVSRHIVPSALEKYPSSRVVMISAEISLRAQRLASRGREGRDQITARLAREGATLPSGISPIIIDNSNSIGIGIHAFVMALRAIAGD; encoded by the coding sequence TTGAACGAGCGCTCCCCCGGAATTCTGGTCCTTGTCGTTGGCCCCTCCGGTGTGGGCAAGGACACTCTCATCCAGGGCGCCCGTCAGGCGCTCGATGCCGACAAGCGCTTCAGCTTCGTCCGGCGTCTCGTCACCCGCCCCACCGATGTCGAGGTGGAGGATCACCTCAGCGTTGAACCCGCCGAATTTGAAGAGGCCCGCACTGCCGGCCGGCTCTCCCTGCATTGGGAGGCGCACGGCCTCCAATATGCCTTGCCCATCGGCGTCGATACCGATCTGGCGCTGGGGCGCGTGGTGGTCGCCAATGTGTCGCGTCACATCGTGCCATCAGCGCTCGAAAAATACCCCTCAAGCCGCGTCGTCATGATCTCGGCTGAAATATCCCTGCGCGCCCAGCGGCTGGCCAGTCGCGGTCGGGAAGGGCGCGATCAGATCACCGCGCGGCTGGCGCGCGAGGGGGCGACCTTGCCCTCCGGCATCTCCCCCATCATCATCGATAATTCCAATTCCATCGGCATTGGCATCCACGCCTTCGTCATGGCGTTGCGCGCGATCGCCGGCGACTGA
- the yjfF gene encoding galactofuranose ABC transporter, permease protein YjfF, with protein sequence MNRSLRPLLATALIFVIAYALAVMQFPNMFSTRVLGNFLTDNAFLGIAAVGMTFVILSGGIDLSVGAVIGFTGVLVAVLISWAGFHPLFAFAIALLVAAAFGGTMGLAIHFLQVPSFIVTLAGMFLARGAASVITQDSVPISHEFYSAISGLVIRLPGGGRLSFIGLSMVAIFIIGAILAHRTKFGSYVYALGGNPVSASLMGVPVARTTVAIYMLSSVLAALAGIVFSLYTSAGYPLAAVGVELDAISAVVIGGTLLTGGYGFVLGTFIGVMLLGLVQTYIIFDGTLSSWWTKIVIGVLLFLFIVLQRIIFAAAAPGDKASQKA encoded by the coding sequence ATGAACCGCTCTCTTCGTCCGCTTCTTGCCACGGCGCTCATCTTCGTCATCGCCTATGCCCTGGCGGTGATGCAGTTCCCCAACATGTTCTCGACCCGCGTGCTCGGCAATTTTCTCACCGACAACGCCTTTCTCGGCATTGCCGCAGTGGGCATGACCTTCGTCATTCTCTCAGGGGGCATTGATCTCTCGGTCGGCGCGGTCATCGGCTTTACTGGCGTGCTTGTGGCCGTGCTCATCTCCTGGGCCGGTTTCCATCCGCTCTTCGCCTTCGCCATCGCCCTTCTGGTTGCAGCAGCCTTTGGCGGCACCATGGGGCTCGCCATTCATTTTCTTCAGGTGCCGTCCTTCATTGTCACTCTGGCCGGCATGTTCCTCGCGCGTGGCGCCGCCTCGGTCATCACCCAGGATTCGGTGCCGATCAGCCACGAATTCTATTCAGCCATTTCCGGCCTCGTCATCCGCCTTCCCGGGGGCGGGCGCCTCAGCTTTATCGGCCTCTCCATGGTCGCCATTTTCATCATCGGCGCCATTCTGGCCCACCGCACAAAATTCGGCTCTTACGTCTATGCGCTGGGCGGCAATCCGGTCTCGGCCTCGCTCATGGGCGTGCCGGTGGCGCGCACCACCGTGGCCATTTATATGCTTTCATCCGTGCTTGCGGCCTTGGCGGGCATTGTTTTTTCCCTCTATACATCTGCGGGTTACCCGCTGGCGGCGGTGGGCGTCGAGCTCGATGCCATCAGCGCGGTGGTCATAGGAGGCACGCTGCTCACCGGCGGCTATGGGTTTGTCCTGGGCACGTTCATCGGCGTCATGCTGCTGGGCCTCGTTCAGACCTACATCATCTTCGACGGCACGCTGTCGAGCTGGTGGACCAAGATCGTCATCGGCGTTCTCCTGTTCCTGTTTATCGTGCTGCAACGGATCATTTTCGCCGCGGCCGCACCCGGAGACAAAGCGTCCCAGAAAGCCTGA
- a CDS encoding Gfo/Idh/MocA family oxidoreductase, with protein MGKRKIAIIGVGKIAVDQHIPVIEASEDFELAATVSTRGVAHKNLPVFRTAAELYAAMPEVGIVSICTPPGVRHGYVREALDAGKDVMMEKPPTTTISELDDLIAHARRLDRVLYQTWHSQFNAAVDRTKAILADEGVVSARIDWRESVRKWHPGQDWVWEPGGFGVCDPGINALSIFTKVMPFPAFVENAKLTFPANRQTPVDVEIAFKSSQAHRPELSAGFNWLEESGEIWTIRFTTGAGNEIRLENGGRKLSVNGALVLEHGDLEYSAMYDRFADLLERHESDVDAAPLRLMADVFLLGARVNGPDFAW; from the coding sequence ATGGGCAAGCGCAAGATCGCGATCATCGGCGTAGGCAAGATTGCCGTCGATCAGCATATCCCGGTGATCGAAGCCTCGGAGGATTTCGAGCTGGCGGCGACCGTGTCGACGCGCGGAGTCGCCCATAAGAACCTGCCCGTGTTCAGGACGGCCGCCGAACTCTATGCGGCCATGCCGGAAGTGGGCATCGTGTCCATCTGCACACCGCCCGGCGTGCGCCATGGCTATGTCCGCGAGGCGCTCGACGCCGGCAAGGACGTGATGATGGAAAAGCCGCCCACCACGACCATTTCCGAACTCGACGATCTCATCGCCCATGCCAGGCGACTGGACCGGGTGCTCTACCAGACCTGGCACAGCCAGTTTAACGCCGCCGTCGACCGCACCAAGGCGATCCTCGCCGATGAAGGCGTGGTCTCGGCCCGTATCGACTGGCGCGAAAGCGTGCGCAAATGGCATCCGGGACAGGACTGGGTGTGGGAGCCCGGCGGGTTCGGCGTCTGCGATCCGGGCATCAATGCGCTCTCGATCTTTACCAAGGTCATGCCGTTCCCGGCCTTTGTCGAAAACGCGAAGCTGACTTTTCCGGCCAATCGGCAGACCCCGGTGGATGTCGAGATCGCGTTCAAATCCTCGCAGGCGCATCGGCCAGAGCTGTCGGCCGGGTTCAACTGGCTCGAAGAGAGCGGGGAAATCTGGACCATCCGCTTTACCACCGGGGCCGGCAATGAGATCCGCCTCGAAAACGGCGGCCGCAAGCTCAGCGTCAACGGGGCGCTGGTGCTCGAGCACGGCGATCTCGAATATTCGGCCATGTATGACCGGTTTGCCGATCTGCTCGAGCGGCACGAGAGCGATGTCGACGCGGCTCCGCTGCGGCTGATGGCAGACGTGTTCCTGCTCGGCGCCCGGGTCAATGGCCCAGACTTTGCCTGGTAG
- a CDS encoding glycerate kinase, with protein MDKDLLKGLFETAVERAQPALAVSQFLPQKPKGRTIVIGAGKASAQMARAFEKAWDEPLNGLVVTRYGYAEKCEQIEIVEAAHPVPDAAGFEAARRIVELLQGLSADDLVVALISGGGSSLLPAPAEGMSLEDEQAVNRALLASGAPIGVMNLIRNQFSSIKGGRLALAAAPARVATLVVSDVPGDDPALVASGPTISLAGTRAEARKYAALYGLELPAAAQKILAGEDNIAPRSDDPRFVNNSVVTIASAALSLTAAADKARAMGIEAAVLSDSIEGEARDVALVHAAIAKEIALRNQPFSKPVVLLSGGETTVTLRGKGRGGRNGEFLLSLAIALDGVEGVTALAGDTDGIDGSEDNAGAFVDGTSARRMREAGVDPLAAQANNDAYTAFEAIGDLFVTGPTGTNVNDFRAILIR; from the coding sequence ATGGACAAGGACTTGCTGAAAGGCCTGTTCGAGACGGCAGTGGAACGGGCGCAGCCGGCGCTGGCGGTGAGCCAGTTCCTGCCGCAAAAGCCGAAGGGGCGGACTATTGTCATCGGCGCGGGCAAGGCATCGGCGCAGATGGCGCGGGCTTTCGAGAAGGCCTGGGACGAGCCGCTGAACGGGCTGGTGGTGACCCGCTATGGCTATGCCGAAAAGTGCGAACAGATTGAAATTGTCGAGGCGGCTCATCCGGTGCCGGATGCGGCGGGGTTTGAGGCGGCGCGGCGGATTGTGGAGCTACTGCAGGGGTTGAGCGCCGATGATCTCGTCGTGGCGCTGATTTCGGGCGGCGGCTCGTCGCTGCTGCCGGCGCCCGCCGAGGGGATGAGCCTTGAGGATGAGCAGGCGGTCAATCGGGCGCTGCTCGCTTCGGGCGCGCCGATCGGGGTGATGAACCTCATCCGCAACCAGTTTTCTTCCATCAAGGGCGGACGGCTGGCGCTGGCGGCCGCACCGGCCCGGGTGGCGACGCTGGTTGTTTCCGATGTGCCGGGTGATGATCCGGCGCTGGTGGCGTCGGGACCGACGATTTCGCTCGCCGGGACACGGGCCGAGGCACGGAAATATGCCGCGCTCTATGGGCTGGAGCTGCCGGCGGCGGCGCAGAAAATTCTGGCGGGAGAGGACAATATCGCGCCGCGTTCGGACGACCCACGCTTCGTCAACAATTCGGTGGTGACCATCGCTTCGGCCGCCCTGTCGCTGACGGCTGCGGCGGACAAGGCGCGCGCGATGGGGATAGAGGCGGCAGTGCTGTCGGATTCCATCGAGGGTGAGGCGCGCGACGTGGCGCTGGTGCATGCGGCGATTGCCAAGGAGATTGCGCTCCGCAATCAGCCGTTCAGCAAGCCTGTGGTGTTGCTTTCAGGCGGGGAGACCACCGTGACGCTGCGCGGCAAGGGACGCGGCGGACGGAACGGCGAGTTCCTGCTGTCGCTGGCCATTGCGCTCGATGGGGTCGAAGGGGTGACGGCGCTGGCGGGCGACACCGATGGCATCGACGGCTCGGAAGACAATGCCGGGGCTTTTGTCGACGGCACTTCGGCGCGGCGGATGCGCGAGGCGGGCGTCGATCCGCTGGCGGCACAGGCGAACAATGATGCCTATACCGCCTTTGAGGCGATTGGGGACCTTTTTGTGACGGGCCCGACCGGGACCAACGTCAATGATTTCCGGGCGATCCTCATCCGGTAA
- a CDS encoding GntR family transcriptional regulator: MIEAGSLIRSLSGRHAARNFHNFVINEIGRAIVSGASPVGSVLASDAVMMERYGVSRTVLREAIKTLEAKGLVEARPKVGTRVSPRSRWNYFDSQVLAWHFHAPADARFYQNLFAVREALELPAGEGAARFRTAEHVRIMKYWLHQASTAGDSDEQFGLAALEIHAQIAEASQNTLLRSVVGVIELLLALALTRSSETVMAYRQASIAILEKTVLAIEEGASDATRDHLLACLALDHARVMEGV, translated from the coding sequence ATGATCGAAGCAGGCAGCCTCATCCGATCCCTCTCGGGGCGGCATGCTGCGCGCAATTTCCATAATTTCGTCATCAACGAGATCGGCCGGGCCATTGTCTCGGGCGCCTCGCCTGTTGGCTCGGTTCTGGCCAGCGATGCAGTGATGATGGAGCGTTACGGCGTCTCGCGCACAGTTCTGCGCGAGGCGATCAAGACGCTTGAGGCCAAGGGTCTGGTCGAGGCCCGCCCCAAGGTCGGCACCCGCGTCTCCCCGCGCAGCCGCTGGAATTACTTCGATTCCCAGGTGCTCGCCTGGCATTTCCACGCCCCAGCCGATGCTCGCTTCTACCAGAACCTCTTTGCCGTGCGCGAAGCTCTCGAACTGCCGGCGGGGGAGGGGGCTGCGCGCTTCCGCACCGCAGAACACGTCCGCATCATGAAATACTGGCTGCATCAGGCGTCGACGGCCGGCGACAGCGACGAGCAGTTCGGCCTCGCCGCCCTCGAAATTCACGCCCAGATCGCCGAGGCGTCCCAAAACACCCTGCTGCGCAGCGTCGTTGGCGTCATCGAACTCCTGCTCGCCCTCGCCCTGACGCGCAGCAGCGAAACCGTCATGGCCTATCGGCAAGCCAGCATCGCCATTCTCGAAAAAACCGTCCTCGCTATCGAGGAAGGCGCCTCGGACGCCACCCGCGACCACCTCCTCGCCTGCCTCGCCCTCGACCATGCAAGGGTCATGGAAGGCGTGTGA
- a CDS encoding ABC transporter permease, whose product MIRRSASFLASPQLIALVGVLLINWLLFPNFFRITWQDGRLFGSLIDVINRGAPVAILAIGMAGVIATKGVDLSVGAVMAVSGAVAATLVVAGYPTPIAVAAALTVGLLCGLWNGILVALLDIQPIVATLVLMVAGRGIAQLITQGFIVTFNDPVLIFIGTGSFLGLPMAAVIAIVLMVLVTLLVRRTAIGLFIEAVGVNRAAASLAGIRSRMLLLLVYSLSGLCAAIAGIIVAGDIRGADANNAGLWLELDAILAVVIGGTSLLGGRFSVPLAVVGALIIQAMNTGILVSGFPPEFNLIVKAGLIFIVLLIQSPLASRLAPTRLRPASAGAKK is encoded by the coding sequence ATGATCCGGCGCTCGGCTTCCTTCCTTGCCAGCCCGCAGCTCATCGCCCTTGTCGGCGTGCTGCTGATCAACTGGCTGCTGTTCCCCAATTTCTTCCGCATCACCTGGCAGGATGGGCGCCTCTTCGGCAGCCTCATCGACGTCATCAATCGCGGTGCGCCGGTGGCCATCCTCGCCATCGGCATGGCCGGCGTCATCGCCACCAAGGGCGTTGATCTCTCGGTCGGCGCAGTCATGGCCGTCTCCGGCGCCGTCGCCGCCACGCTCGTCGTGGCCGGCTATCCCACCCCCATTGCCGTGGCTGCCGCCCTCACCGTCGGCCTCCTCTGTGGCCTCTGGAACGGCATTCTCGTGGCGCTGCTCGATATCCAGCCGATCGTCGCCACGCTGGTTCTGATGGTGGCCGGGCGCGGCATTGCCCAGCTCATCACCCAGGGCTTTATCGTCACCTTCAATGATCCCGTGCTGATCTTTATCGGCACCGGCTCCTTCCTCGGCCTGCCCATGGCCGCCGTCATCGCCATTGTCCTGATGGTGCTGGTCACCCTGCTGGTCCGGCGCACTGCCATCGGCCTTTTCATCGAGGCGGTGGGCGTAAATCGCGCCGCCGCCAGCCTCGCCGGCATTCGCAGCCGCATGTTGCTGCTGCTCGTCTATTCCCTCTCCGGCCTCTGCGCCGCCATTGCCGGCATCATTGTTGCCGGTGACATTCGCGGCGCCGACGCCAACAATGCCGGGCTCTGGCTCGAGCTCGACGCTATCCTCGCCGTGGTCATCGGCGGCACCTCGCTGCTCGGCGGGCGCTTTTCCGTGCCGCTGGCCGTGGTCGGCGCACTCATCATCCAGGCCATGAACACCGGCATTCTCGTCTCCGGCTTCCCGCCCGAGTTCAATCTCATCGTCAAGGCCGGACTGATCTTCATTGTCCTCCTGATCCAGTCGCCGCTGGCCTCGCGCCTGGCCCCGACCCGCCTGCGCCCAGCTTCCGCCGGAGCCAAGAAATGA
- a CDS encoding alpha-D-ribose 1-methylphosphonate 5-triphosphate diphosphatase has product MTKTILSNARIVLPEAEITGSVVIAEGKIVSIDEGASRHGEDLAGDYLIPGLVELHTDHLENHYRPRPGVFWDPLAALHAHDVQIAGSGITTVFDAVRIGSDLELPDMLPHATALVDAVREGSDGGWLRAEHFIHLRCELPSHDVVTHFETFASHDITRLASVMDHTPGQRQFRSLDDYKRFYAKQMGRTEAELLAYIAARQAEHDRYSAANRSAIVARAHELGLALASHDDATIAHVEEAAEDGVAIAEFPTTLEAASAAHDAGLAILMGAPNVVRGRSHSGNISASDLVEAGLLDILSSDYVPYALLQAVFLMPRRIESVSLPQALATVTRNPARAAGLDDRGEIAVGKRADLVRVRANGPLPSVHSVWREGHRVS; this is encoded by the coding sequence GTGACAAAGACGATCCTCTCCAACGCCCGCATCGTCCTGCCCGAGGCCGAGATCACCGGCAGCGTCGTCATCGCCGAGGGCAAAATCGTCTCCATCGACGAAGGCGCATCCCGCCACGGCGAGGATCTTGCCGGCGATTACCTCATCCCCGGCCTTGTCGAGCTCCACACCGACCATCTCGAAAATCATTACCGCCCGCGTCCCGGCGTGTTCTGGGATCCGCTGGCCGCGCTCCACGCCCACGACGTGCAGATCGCCGGCTCGGGCATCACCACGGTCTTTGACGCCGTCCGCATCGGCTCGGACCTAGAGCTGCCCGACATGCTCCCTCATGCCACTGCGCTAGTCGATGCCGTGCGCGAGGGCAGCGACGGCGGCTGGCTGCGCGCCGAACATTTCATCCATTTGCGCTGCGAACTGCCCAGCCACGACGTCGTCACCCATTTCGAGACCTTCGCGTCCCACGACATCACGCGGCTGGCCTCGGTTATGGACCACACGCCCGGCCAGCGTCAGTTCCGCTCGCTCGATGACTACAAGCGCTTCTACGCCAAGCAGATGGGCCGCACCGAGGCCGAACTGCTCGCCTATATCGCTGCCCGCCAGGCCGAGCACGACCGCTACTCGGCCGCCAACCGCAGCGCTATCGTCGCCCGTGCCCATGAGCTCGGCCTTGCGCTCGCCAGTCATGACGACGCCACCATCGCCCATGTCGAGGAAGCCGCTGAAGACGGCGTCGCCATCGCCGAATTCCCCACCACGCTCGAAGCCGCCTCTGCCGCCCATGATGCCGGCCTCGCCATTTTGATGGGCGCGCCCAATGTGGTGCGCGGACGCTCGCACTCGGGCAATATTTCGGCCAGCGATCTCGTTGAGGCCGGCCTCCTCGATATCCTGAGTTCCGACTACGTCCCCTATGCCTTGCTGCAGGCCGTCTTCCTCATGCCCCGGCGCATCGAGAGCGTGAGCCTGCCCCAGGCGCTGGCAACCGTAACGCGAAATCCCGCCCGCGCCGCCGGGCTCGATGATCGCGGCGAGATTGCCGTCGGCAAGCGGGCCGATCTCGTGCGGGTGCGGGCCAATGGTCCGCTGCCCAGCGTGCACAGTGTCTGGCGAGAAGGACATAGAGTGAGTTGA